The nucleotide sequence ATCTCATGGTCATTAACAATATAACATAAGAGATATTAACAGTCAAAGCGTAGCCTTGGAGACCATCCCGGGTCAATACATGCCCCATAGTAGCACCATAGCATAGTCTTAGGAGGCAAACTTACTGGCAATCTCAATGAAGGCTCTGCATCTGGCTTTTGAAGATGATCTAACAGGGCACAAGCTGCAAGGGAGTGTTCCGAACCATCCACCAACTTTGGTACAAGGGAAATCAAATCTTGCTGGAGCTGTTTTGGAGCTTTGTCGAGGACAAGTGCAATCTTCCGGACAGCCTGGGGCCGCCTTCTTGGTTCACGGCATCCATGTGGGACAGCGCTGTCCAATGCCCTCAATGAATTAACAATCAACCCTAACAGTTCCTCTGATTGCTCTGGCCATTTTGACTGAGAAAAAAAATTGGTCGAATCATACACTAACTGAAGGAATGTGATCATAAAGGTTAAAAAATAATAAACCTCAAATCATACCGAGGAAGCCAGCTCGGGGCCTTCATCTGCTGGCAAATCAGCAGCAGATGTTTCTGGAGTAAAACAGGAATGTTCTAGATTATTTACAGCGATCTCAGTTGCAGCCAAATCTGTATTACACATTGCAGGACTATCTCGAATATCATCACTATTAGATTCCACCCTTGTATACACATCACTGCATGCACATTCTGTTAGTTCACCTTCAATGCTAAGCTCTGGTGGAGAGCTATCCCCATTTGAATCAGGAGAAGCTTTAGTGCTTGCTGAGGAACCACTTTCTTCTGAAGGTTGGCAACACTCAACCATTATATCTAGAAGCAAATCTATGATAGCCTGCTTCAAGGCACTAACCCCCATCAACAAGCTAATGAGACTTGTGGAGCTTGAGCTTGAATCACACTTTGAAGCATCTTTCTTTCCACCATTCTTGGTGGATACTTTGGTTGGAAGAAGCATACGCTTAACTTTTGCTGGGTTATCCAGATAAACACGCAGACCAGTAAGGAATCCAGCTATTGCAGTAGCATCTGTTAGAATTTTCTCTCTTAAAGTAACCTGTGGTTGAGTATAGTTATCTTCGTATGTAAGAGAAAATCCAGCTCTCGAGAGGAGGTTCCGGAAAATATCCTCCTCATCACCACTCATATCTTCGCTATCTTCAGAATCAACAAGTTCATCAGGATCTGTCGACAATTCATCCTGGTCATCATCTGAGGCCCAAACCTGGTAGACAAGTTAATTATGAGCCTAATAAGAAAAGAGCACTGTCTGCCATATGAGCACATCTGGTTATCAGTTCCAAGAATGTACCATGAACAAAATGTACATTTATAACAGTGTCACATTAGGAAGGACTACAACTTGTGCACAAGCACAGCTACAACTTACATACAAATATCATGCTATGACCCATATAAAATCCTTCAAAGGTCAAAAGACTAAAGTCTACTTACTCAACAATAGTTAACTAATCCAGCACATACTGTTATCTTCCGAAGATGTTACACCCGTTCAAAAAGGAAAAAAGGGGCGGGGGATCAGAGGACATCCCATTGCTTTGAGTGGACTAGCAAATATGAAGCATCATTGCAATATGTGGCAGGACACATTTCCTATAGGCCATAACTAGGCCAGCATAGTCCTCAGCAGTAACAAGCACAAAAAACGTAACTAAAACAGTAAACAAAAGGGCCAAGAGATGCCTGCTTCAACATGGATAGCTGATGCTACACAAGCCTCATTAAACAATGCAATTCAATCATTCCCATGCTAAAAAAATTATGGGTTCACAGGACTCTTAACTGCAAtctgataggtgcacagtttgctaTGCTTACAATTGTTTTCATTGGCATATGCTGTAGCAAATCAGTAAAACTCTACTTATCAGCTGCTTCACTAAACTGCCTCCGCCTATGCATTAAAAAGCACAAATAGACAAGACATGAAGAAAAAGCAAATGAAAACTCACCTCAAGATCAGAGAAATCAAACCATGGGCAACAGTCTATGATTTCACAAGTGAAAATAACAGTGTCCCGGACAAGAAAGCCAGCATCAGTGTCAACCATGTCCGAAGTCTTCATAAACTGGAGAACTGAATTATTCCATGTTTTCGTGCAGATTGAAGATTCCTTGCACACAGTTTTTGCAGAATTCTTCTGGTTAACTATAGCCATTTTATAATGCACCCAAAAGTTCTTATCAGGATCATACCCAGATGACTGATCACTCTCCAAGTATATGCAGATCGTATCAAACGACTCATATACACCTGCAAGTTACGATGAGGTAAACAGAAAGTAAGGGTTTGGTGCAGCTGTATAAGACAAGAAAGTGAATAAATTTACTTTACCTATCCGCAGCTCACAACCCCCAGCCTGAAAAAATTTACTAAAAATCTTTCTGGACTCCATAATCTCCTTAAAAGACAAGAAATTTTCCACTTTCCATGTGAATGATGGCCGCTTTGGTAAAGCTTCAATCTGACATCCATAAGTTGAACTGCATATTTCAGAATCTTCATCGGTAAGCTCTTGCATAGTTGCTGTTTCCTTCAGAATGAGAACCTCGGCTGAAAACACAACGGTATCCTGCACGAGAAAACCTGCATCCTGATCAAAGAGGCTAGTTAATGTCACAAATTCGCGCGAACCCCAATCTTTCGCTGACTTAGAGTAACGATTCTGAGACTCTTTCGTGATCGACTTCTCCTCCACTTTTTGGTTGATGACAGAGAGACGATGGCTCACAAAGCAACTCCATTCAGTAGTTGTGTTTCGGGGATCTGTAACTTCCAGAAACACTGACAGGTGGCATGGTGGTTGAGACTGCCCTGGTTGCAGCAACATAAACAAAACCAAGTGAAAGGATCAGTACCGAATTCTAAGAATGCCCACATATGCAACATTAACAAGTAATCATACTCAGATGCTACTGAAAAATGGACACAGTTTTCTTGTAGTGAAAACAAGTTCAAACTTCTAATGGACTAAAACATTGGGACTGCCATAGAAATATGGACTCAGTGGCTGCAGTTACTGCCCCCAAACAAAACTAAGTACTTGGTCTATAACACTGAATTCAATATCAAGGGAAGGAGCCCCAGGAAACCCAAGTTGCGGCTGCATTTGCAAATGCATATTCTACTTCAAAAGTGGAACATAAGGTCAATTTGATGCTTCGATGTAGTCTATAGTCATATAGTGTAATCATGAGTCAACTCTTGGATCAGCTCCAACAAAAATTGGCACTGTTTCACAatcaaaacaaaagaaaaaaaatcaacacTCACTGTGGTGCTCTATGAATGCTGCTACATGGGGAAAATAACACTTGTCAGTGGCATCCattggttttatgccacacgAATAAGCACTTCATTAACAGGGATCTTGGATGGACAAAATGTTAAATCAACATGATATATTGCTTTGGAAGAGGCAGCAGCTACTTATACAAGATAAAAAGTGTGTCTGCCATCCACAGGGACAAGTAGGACAGCTTATATGAGAGCAATAGTTATAAGCCACACCTAAGAGAGAGAAGTTATGCCAGTGTATTCATTGATTGCCTGATTGGTACATTAACTATTAGCTATTGTTTCTAGGTACAAATTAAGAATTGATTTTTATGGTGAAAATTTCATTAATTCCAAATGAATGTCAAACTTCAAATGCATGTCTGGATTTCACCGTTACAATTCCCGAACCAATTTAATCAAGCACCTCTGACCATTGATTCACATTTTTTCAATCATTAAGTATCTAAAAGATGTGTGCAGACCATGCAGGTGTACACATGCTTAGTTGCTTACAGCATTTCACGAAGTTTCACTCCACAAGCAGTTCAATGTATGTCCGAACAGAATCCACAAAGTCAATTTCAAAGCTACCATATGAGAAGCATAAGCCCTAGTGCTTACCCCGTGGATAAACAATAAGACGGCAATCTCGATTCCCAACTTGAAACCGTCTGCTTTTGATACACAGACCAGCGATCTTGCGCTTTTTGAGAAGCTCCTTGAGTCTTGTGAAGCTTTCAATCCTCCAAACAAACTTCCCAAAGTGTCCATCTGACTTCCTAGCCCCAGCACGCCCACCACCAGCACCGCATATTCCGGGAACCATTGGCAAGCTCCGAGTGAATGAGTTTGACTCTTTTATGACATGCACTGAGGCACTAAACACCACAGCTCCATCTACCAGGTATCCGCTATCAGCAGCCAAAAACTCATCCATCTTGACGTATTCTCCCCAACCTAGACTGGCACTGTCCGCCCCAAACCGACCATACGAGTCCTTGTGGATATGGCTCCCACCAGACCTCTGATTAAGGATCGAAATGCGGAAAAGACACCAGCACCCGCGATCACCATCTGGCACACCACTCCCTGTACCACCTGATGCCAATGCCGATGCCGATGACCCAGATGCTACCTGCACAACGGGCTCCTTGCTTTCCAGACAAACAGATAAATGTTCTGCGCCAGAGACATTGCTCTGATAGACGCTAATCCGGAGCCCGCAGTCAGTCCCACCAGCAGAGGCAGCGGCAGGGAAGAATGCAGGGCTCATGATCTTCTGTGTGCGGATCATTTCTCGGAAGAGGCCAAAATTGAGCACCTTCCAGGTAAAACGGCCGTCGGCATCTGCGAAGGAGGCCGCCTCGGAGAGCACAGATATGTCAGCAGCAATGACGAGGGCGTCGTGGGGCTGGAAGaggaaggcggcggcggaggagggcgCAAAATCGCACCAGCCGTGGGAGCGCTTCTTGGACGAGAATCGGTGCCAGGAATCGCGGCCCAACGACTTGGCGGGATCGGTGGGGTGCACGACGGAGAGGCGGTAGCTGAGGAAG is from Miscanthus floridulus cultivar M001 chromosome 7, ASM1932011v1, whole genome shotgun sequence and encodes:
- the LOC136467289 gene encoding uncharacterized protein, which gives rise to MKPTTSAAAAAAAVTTDDPSPSPSDSTSATFTVDRRGDASASCRWTLPDFPRTRARTFYSRYFEVGGFDCRLLLYPRGDSQALPGYLSLYLQVLDPKTPVLSSSSSTTTTSSKWDCFLSYRLSVVHPTDPAKSLGRDSWHRFSSKKRSHGWCDFAPSSAAAFLFQPHDALVIAADISVLSEAASFADADGRFTWKVLNFGLFREMIRTQKIMSPAFFPAAASAGGTDCGLRISVYQSNVSGAEHLSVCLESKEPVVQVASGSSASALASGGTGSGVPDGDRGCWCLFRISILNQRSGGSHIHKDSYGRFGADSASLGWGEYVKMDEFLAADSGYLVDGAVVFSASVHVIKESNSFTRSLPMVPGICGAGGGRAGARKSDGHFGKFVWRIESFTRLKELLKKRKIAGLCIKSRRFQVGNRDCRLIVYPRGQSQPPCHLSVFLEVTDPRNTTTEWSCFVSHRLSVINQKVEEKSITKESQNRYSKSAKDWGSREFVTLTSLFDQDAGFLVQDTVVFSAEVLILKETATMQELTDEDSEICSSTYGCQIEALPKRPSFTWKVENFLSFKEIMESRKIFSKFFQAGGCELRIGVYESFDTICIYLESDQSSGYDPDKNFWVHYKMAIVNQKNSAKTVCKESSICTKTWNNSVLQFMKTSDMVDTDAGFLVRDTVIFTCEIIDCCPWFDFSDLEVWASDDDQDELSTDPDELVDSEDSEDMSGDEEDIFRNLLSRAGFSLTYEDNYTQPQVTLREKILTDATAIAGFLTGLRVYLDNPAKVKRMLLPTKVSTKNGGKKDASKCDSSSSSTSLISLLMGVSALKQAIIDLLLDIMVECCQPSEESGSSASTKASPDSNGDSSPPELSIEGELTECACSDVYTRVESNSDDIRDSPAMCNTDLAATEIAVNNLEHSCFTPETSAADLPADEGPELASSSKWPEQSEELLGLIVNSLRALDSAVPHGCREPRRRPQAVRKIALVLDKAPKQLQQDLISLVPKLVDGSEHSLAACALLDHLQKPDAEPSLRLPVFGALSELELESDIWKQASVHALELLSDSNDEPLVSAITYVLKAASQCQHLSVAVRAVRWRLKDLGTEVPHCVLDFLSKTIQTQPDVAEAILKDIDSDCEPENNCLSSTSPCSTCSTDGLSAEGMYSWQEQAVHGRSHLSDVFALIEMLSMPGLFVEVAQVFETALLRGSFGLQLVAMVLERRHSYRSSSKSGSVVNDSQNKQVLLDGQFEPLSVQENDFTSVLALGEVLSLSTETKVQDFVRMLYAIIFKIYAEDHYRYRILKGLVERATNTSDNCRAVDIDMDVLVFLVKEEYGIARPVLNVMREVAEVAQADRANLWHQICATEDENIRLREDMEMEQTNFTNEKIALNQQRTELEATFGGLRSELKAERDRFTREKKALSDQMREIENQLEWVRSEKGDQIAKLSAEKRNLHDRLNDAESQLSLVKARKREELKKVTKEKNTLAERLKNAEASRKRFEDELKRYAAETQTREEIRKSLENEVRRLTQTVGQTEGEKKEKEEQITRCEAYIDGMESKLQVCQQYIRTLETSLQEEMARHAPLYGVGVESLSLDELEALANIHEQSLRQIKAIQQRKGSSHLLGGPALSHIPALFSSPPSVAVGPPSSRIPTSPMAPNGAGIHGNGHLNGATGRWFNPS